A portion of the bacterium genome contains these proteins:
- a CDS encoding YIP1 family protein gives MEKIRWQKMLEDTKKFFTAPVELYQNFEKEGGYSEPIVYTTIIILISELIVILLFTILHLKHLKILLFSTNMAISFLLIPLFLIFFFISTVILHLIWIALGSRESFETSLRCTASFSPLIPAGILISIIPFFGKWIGTFAYLFALCFYIITASVYVHKIDEVKARKVFLIIFIVITFLKIANLIRAEINERKTKEMIRKMEEDYQKKMEEYERQMMEQQQRMYEEYQRQMQQNQIPQNYPESSQ, from the coding sequence ATGGAGAAAATTAGATGGCAAAAGATGTTAGAAGATACAAAAAAATTTTTTACAGCACCTGTTGAGTTATATCAAAATTTTGAAAAAGAAGGTGGTTATTCAGAACCTATTGTTTATACAACCATTATAATACTCATATCTGAACTAATTGTAATTCTTTTGTTTACAATTCTCCATCTTAAACATCTTAAAATTCTTCTGTTCTCAACAAATATGGCTATATCCTTTCTACTTATCCCACTTTTCTTAATCTTTTTCTTTATCTCCACAGTTATACTCCATCTTATCTGGATTGCCCTCGGTTCCAGAGAAAGTTTTGAGACATCTCTGAGATGTACTGCTTCTTTTTCACCACTTATTCCTGCTGGAATTTTAATATCTATTATTCCTTTCTTTGGCAAATGGATTGGCACTTTTGCTTATCTTTTTGCTCTATGTTTTTATATCATTACTGCCAGTGTATATGTCCATAAAATAGATGAAGTAAAAGCCAGAAAAGTGTTTCTAATAATTTTTATAGTAATTACTTTCCTGAAAATTGCCAATCTTATCAGGGCAGAGATAAATGAGAGAAAAACAAAAGAGATGATAAGAAAAATGGAAGAAGATTATCAGAAAAAGATGGAAGAATATGAAAGACAGATGATGGAACAGCAACAAAGAATGTATGAAGAATATCAGAGACAGATGCAACAGAACCAGATACCACAGAATTATCCAGAATCTTCACAATAA